One Prevotella intermedia ATCC 25611 = DSM 20706 DNA window includes the following coding sequences:
- a CDS encoding diaminopimelate dehydrogenase, which yields MKKIRAAVVGYGNIGHYAIEALEAAKDFEIAGIVRRQGDKDKPLELTPYDVVDDIAKLKNVDVAILAAPTRSCPKYAERIVAMGINTVDSFDIHTSILDYRTKQMENCKKAGKVSVIAAGWDPGSDSVVRILMESLAPKGLSYTNFGPGMSMGHSVCVRGKEGVKNALSVTIPLGEGIHRRMVYVELEDGAKLEEVTKAIKADPYFANDETHVFAVASVDDVRDMGHGVHLVRKGVSGKTQNQHFEFNMSINNPALTSQILVNCARATMRLAAGCYTMPEIPVIDYLPASREEVINTLV from the coding sequence ATGAAGAAAATAAGAGCAGCAGTAGTGGGCTACGGCAACATCGGGCACTACGCTATTGAAGCACTCGAAGCTGCCAAAGACTTTGAGATTGCAGGTATCGTGCGTCGTCAGGGCGACAAGGACAAACCTTTGGAACTTACGCCATACGACGTTGTAGACGACATTGCAAAGCTGAAGAACGTTGATGTAGCCATTCTTGCTGCACCAACACGCAGCTGTCCCAAATATGCAGAACGCATTGTAGCTATGGGTATCAACACGGTGGATTCGTTCGACATACACACAAGCATATTGGACTACCGCACAAAGCAAATGGAGAACTGCAAAAAGGCGGGCAAAGTGAGTGTAATTGCAGCGGGTTGGGACCCCGGTTCCGACTCTGTGGTGCGCATCTTGATGGAGAGTTTGGCACCCAAAGGCTTGTCGTACACCAATTTCGGGCCTGGTATGTCAATGGGACACTCGGTTTGCGTGCGTGGCAAGGAAGGTGTGAAGAACGCACTTTCTGTAACTATCCCGCTGGGCGAAGGCATTCACCGCCGTATGGTTTACGTGGAATTGGAAGACGGCGCAAAGCTCGAAGAGGTTACAAAGGCTATCAAGGCTGACCCATATTTCGCCAACGACGAAACCCACGTGTTTGCAGTGGCAAGCGTAGACGACGTGCGCGATATGGGACACGGCGTCCATCTCGTTCGCAAAGGTGTGAGCGGAAAGACGCAAAACCAGCATTTCGAATTCAATATGAGCATCAACAACCCTGCACTTACAAGTCAGATACTCGTAAACTGCGCCCGTGCCACAATGCGTTTGGCAGCTGGTTGCTATACGATGCCCGAAATTCCTGTGATTGATTATTTGCCTGCATCGCGCGAAGAGGTTATCAACACATTGGTATAG
- the rplS gene encoding 50S ribosomal protein L19: MDLIKIAEEAFATGKQHPEFRAGDTVTVAYKIVEGNKQRVQLYRGVVIKINGEGEKKRFTVRKMSGTIGVERIFPMESPNIESIEVNKHGKVRRAKLYYLRNLTGKAARIKERRVVSAKKDK, from the coding sequence ATGGATTTAATTAAAATTGCTGAAGAAGCATTTGCAACCGGCAAGCAGCACCCAGAGTTCAGAGCTGGAGACACTGTAACTGTCGCTTACAAAATCGTCGAGGGTAATAAGCAACGTGTTCAGCTTTACCGTGGTGTAGTAATCAAGATTAACGGTGAGGGCGAAAAGAAGCGTTTCACTGTTCGTAAGATGTCGGGCACCATCGGTGTTGAGCGTATTTTCCCAATGGAATCACCTAATATCGAGTCTATCGAGGTGAACAAGCATGGTAAGGTACGTCGCGCTAAGCTTTACTACTTGCGCAATCTTACAGGTAAGGCTGCTCGTATTAAGGAAAGAAGAGTGGTATCTGCTAAGAAAGACAAGTAA
- a CDS encoding 5'-nucleotidase C-terminal domain-containing protein, whose amino-acid sequence MNKKMFLIGGMAAVLTCTPCAAQRAKYQLTGVQRSRILIDARYDKAKDPKAVEFLAPYKHIVDSIMTPVVAQSDHYMAAHRPESDLSNLLADILVWAAKGYNEKVDFAVYNMGGIRAALPKGNVTVGDVNDIAPFENKICFLTLSGEKVLELFQQIAHTGGEGVSKGVLLGLTKRNTLQYASLHGKQIDPKAQYRIATIDYLAQGNDKLEAFKAKTDVNAPQDASNNSRYIILNYFKAMTAEGKTINSRKEGRIAYVSNEKNQPAAIAK is encoded by the coding sequence ATGAATAAGAAGATGTTTTTAATAGGTGGTATGGCAGCTGTATTGACCTGTACGCCATGTGCAGCACAGCGGGCAAAATACCAACTTACAGGTGTGCAGCGCAGCAGAATACTGATTGATGCACGCTACGACAAGGCTAAAGACCCGAAGGCTGTGGAGTTTTTAGCACCCTACAAGCACATAGTAGACAGCATTATGACTCCGGTAGTGGCGCAGTCAGACCACTATATGGCGGCGCATCGGCCAGAGAGCGACCTATCCAATCTGCTTGCCGACATATTGGTATGGGCAGCAAAGGGATATAACGAGAAAGTCGATTTTGCTGTTTACAATATGGGAGGCATTCGTGCAGCACTGCCCAAAGGCAATGTTACAGTGGGCGACGTGAACGATATTGCACCGTTTGAAAACAAAATATGCTTCCTTACACTTAGCGGCGAGAAGGTGTTGGAGCTGTTTCAGCAGATTGCTCATACAGGTGGCGAAGGCGTTAGCAAGGGAGTGCTGCTGGGTTTGACAAAGCGTAACACGCTTCAGTATGCGAGTCTGCACGGAAAACAGATTGACCCAAAGGCGCAATACCGCATTGCCACCATCGACTATTTGGCACAGGGCAACGACAAACTGGAGGCTTTCAAAGCTAAAACCGATGTCAATGCACCGCAAGACGCATCGAACAATTCGCGATACATCATTCTGAACTACTTCAAAGCGATGACAGCGGAGGGAAAAACCATCAACAGCAGGAAAGAAGGGCGCATTGCTTATGTCAGCAATGAAAAGAACCAACCTGCCGCGATAGCGAAGTAA
- a CDS encoding bifunctional metallophosphatase/5'-nucleotidase produces MKKNILLIALCMFSVVVFAQKKQLTILHTNDTHSQIMPFNTTLADTLRAGRAGFERRIAMLKEERAKDPNLLLFDSGDFCQGSPYFTMFKGDVEVGLMNLMHYDAGTIGNHEFDFGLDNMIRMFKGLNFPIVCANYDFAGTELAKIVKPYIILKRKGLKIGVFGLSPQLDGLVVKANYGPLKYMDPIACAQKCVNELKKKKCDLIICISHLGLNIEGVSDEELVAGTRGIDLILGGHSHTFLNELAYVKNLDGKKIGIDQNGKSAIFVGKMVLDLEKKK; encoded by the coding sequence ATGAAAAAGAATATTTTATTGATAGCCTTGTGTATGTTCAGCGTAGTTGTCTTTGCACAGAAAAAGCAACTCACCATTCTGCATACAAACGATACGCACAGCCAGATAATGCCTTTCAACACCACACTTGCCGACACACTGCGTGCAGGACGTGCGGGCTTCGAGCGTCGCATAGCCATGTTGAAGGAAGAAAGAGCAAAAGACCCCAACTTGTTGCTGTTCGATAGTGGCGACTTCTGCCAGGGTTCGCCCTACTTCACTATGTTCAAAGGCGATGTAGAGGTAGGATTGATGAATCTGATGCACTACGATGCAGGCACAATAGGCAACCACGAGTTCGACTTTGGGCTTGACAATATGATACGAATGTTCAAGGGGTTGAACTTCCCCATTGTATGCGCGAACTACGATTTTGCAGGTACGGAATTGGCAAAGATTGTAAAGCCCTACATTATATTAAAGCGCAAGGGTCTGAAGATTGGCGTGTTTGGTTTGTCGCCACAGCTCGATGGTTTGGTGGTAAAGGCGAATTATGGGCCACTGAAGTATATGGATCCGATAGCGTGTGCGCAGAAATGCGTCAATGAACTAAAGAAAAAGAAATGCGACCTTATTATTTGCATATCGCATTTAGGCTTGAATATCGAAGGAGTTAGCGACGAAGAGTTGGTTGCAGGCACACGTGGCATCGACCTGATATTGGGCGGACACTCGCACACCTTCCTAAATGAACTCGCTTACGTGAAGAACTTGGACGGCAAGAAAATAGGTATCGACCAGAACGGAAAGTCGGCAATCTTTGTAGGAAAGATGGTTTTAGACTTGGAAAAGAAGAAATAG
- a CDS encoding porin family protein translates to MKRLLYIILLLATSMVGFAQERTVQNRPYTDLRPFHFGVMVGTHLQDLEIVNTGPQMVDLGDGNGPVQKVISVDQDRWDAGFTVGVLGELRLNTTFQLRIAPTMYFGTRHLTFRNLTDLNAKGQPIEKTQDLKSVYISCAFNLIAAAPRFNNHRPYLMLGINPMANLSGKNDDYLKLKGGDAYLEVGLGCDFYLPFFKLRPELKFMYGLSNSLDANHVKELRDKNTQMYANFAKEARSKMIALTFYFE, encoded by the coding sequence ATGAAAAGACTTCTATACATAATATTATTGTTGGCAACATCAATGGTTGGCTTTGCGCAAGAACGCACCGTGCAGAACCGTCCCTATACAGACTTGCGTCCGTTCCATTTCGGTGTTATGGTTGGCACACACTTGCAAGACCTTGAAATTGTTAATACGGGACCGCAAATGGTAGACCTTGGCGATGGTAACGGACCTGTGCAGAAGGTTATTTCGGTAGACCAAGACCGCTGGGACGCAGGCTTCACGGTGGGTGTATTGGGCGAACTGCGCCTGAACACGACGTTTCAGCTACGTATAGCACCTACCATGTACTTCGGTACACGCCACCTTACTTTCAGAAATCTGACGGACTTGAACGCCAAAGGGCAACCTATTGAGAAGACACAGGACTTGAAATCCGTGTATATCTCGTGCGCTTTCAACCTTATTGCAGCTGCTCCGCGTTTCAACAATCATCGCCCCTACCTAATGTTGGGTATTAATCCGATGGCTAATCTGTCGGGAAAGAACGACGATTACTTAAAGTTAAAAGGCGGCGATGCTTATTTAGAGGTGGGATTAGGTTGCGATTTCTATCTTCCTTTCTTCAAGTTGCGCCCTGAATTGAAGTTTATGTATGGACTGTCGAACAGCTTAGATGCCAATCACGTAAAGGAATTGCGCGATAAGAATACGCAGATGTATGCCAATTTTGCAAAGGAAGCCCGTTCCAAGATGATTGCGCTGACGTTCTATTTCGAGTAA
- a CDS encoding 4Fe-4S binding protein gives MAYVISNDCIACGTCIDECPVGAISEGDIYKIDADACTECGTCASVCPSEAISLG, from the coding sequence ATGGCTTATGTAATTAGCAATGACTGCATCGCTTGCGGTACATGTATTGACGAATGTCCAGTAGGAGCTATCTCTGAAGGCGACATCTACAAGATTGACGCTGATGCTTGCACAGAATGCGGCACATGCGCAAGTGTTTGTCCAAGCGAAGCTATTAGCTTAGGCTAA
- a CDS encoding DUF4435 domain-containing protein, with protein sequence MTDQNFTPNALAKKRADASVIYSRFTLLIPLYGEDAIYCFVEGYDMPYYRPIVQNVCQKTPVEIICNGKSSVIAANIFIEAKEDSRRYAKRYFVDRDFDNNDNLPDTIFITDGYAIENYYLSDRCVSSILETEFKMSRVKYPDNYTNCMDLFHSEHEKFLEGISLFNAWYSCLYNSPVWDRRDVSLDNSFPKEWLSLKIGDIRYSYKLSDIEKKYKNAPQLEDSVVYTEKAKLQAKGHMFYRGKYEMQFLFEFLRFIQNEPQKSRIYSVASCSIPFNQNTMLSTFSQYADVSENLYNYIKTGIR encoded by the coding sequence ATGACTGATCAGAATTTCACCCCAAATGCATTGGCCAAGAAACGAGCTGATGCTTCTGTTATCTATTCTAGATTCACTTTGCTTATTCCTCTATATGGTGAAGATGCTATTTATTGCTTTGTAGAAGGCTATGACATGCCTTACTACAGACCTATTGTCCAAAATGTTTGTCAGAAAACCCCTGTAGAAATTATATGCAATGGTAAAAGTTCAGTCATCGCAGCTAATATATTTATAGAAGCGAAAGAAGATAGTAGAAGATACGCTAAACGATATTTTGTGGATCGAGACTTTGATAATAATGATAATCTTCCTGATACTATTTTCATTACAGATGGTTATGCGATAGAAAACTACTATCTTTCGGATAGATGTGTTAGTAGCATTCTTGAAACTGAGTTTAAGATGTCAAGGGTAAAGTATCCTGATAATTATACTAACTGTATGGATTTATTTCATTCTGAACATGAAAAGTTTTTAGAAGGAATATCACTGTTCAATGCCTGGTATAGCTGTCTTTATAATAGCCCTGTTTGGGACAGACGTGACGTGTCTCTTGATAATAGTTTTCCTAAAGAATGGCTTTCTTTAAAAATTGGAGATATAAGATATTCCTATAAATTATCAGACATTGAGAAGAAGTATAAGAATGCACCTCAGCTGGAAGACTCGGTTGTTTATACAGAAAAAGCAAAGTTACAAGCTAAAGGGCATATGTTTTATAGGGGTAAATATGAAATGCAATTCCTATTTGAATTCTTGAGATTTATACAAAATGAACCCCAAAAGTCTCGCATTTATAGTGTTGCTTCATGCTCAATACCATTTAATCAGAATACAATGTTGTCAACATTTTCGCAATATGCAGATGTGTCAGAAAATCTATATAATTACATTAAAACAGGAATTCGATGA